One genomic window of Amphiura filiformis chromosome 3, Afil_fr2py, whole genome shotgun sequence includes the following:
- the LOC140147087 gene encoding histamine H2 receptor-like — MSTATPDTSVIFTWTWTTYSQLIMALIGVVGNGLVIAVYNQKRQSKSATNELLVALAVADLMTSILIIPVPGLKNVPSDWRGQIYCKVVTSAVFMWTSITVSVFTLTAVSIERYLAILKPSTYPLVFSKGSRSKIAMMYIWIVGAVLNSYSFFIWKSVDGTCEIVWLTPWIPELVGVASFLLKYLIPVVIMLVTQIAITVTIYLERQKLLQRGVSKGNPAFSSLEVKAKVVAMLRVVVIMFILCWSADQICFLGFLVGLVPLRIFFGTCLRYFSQLAFLNSIINPFIYAFTNPNFRNGLRQLLLCSTAKDSFKTTSAADIDKTTSLAISMESRNLSDEMTAGGNKQEGIRPSDTPLVRI, encoded by the exons ATGTCAACTGCTACACCGGATACTTCTGTGATATTCACGTGGACTTGGACAACATATTCCCAACTTATTATGGCTCTTATCGGTGTCGTTGGAAATGGACTTGTCATAGCAGTCTACAATCAAAAACGTCAGTCAAAATCGGCGACGAATGAGCTCCTTGTGGCTCTTGCTGTGGCAGACTTGATGACCTCCATTCTCATAATTCCTGTGCCAGGTTTGAAGAATGTACCTTCAGATTGGCGTGGACAAATATATTGCAAAGTGGTAACATCTGCAGTATTTATGTGGACATCGATCACAGTTTCTGTGTTTACACTTACAGCCGTATCCATAGAGCGATATTTAGCTATTTTGAAACCATCTACGTACCCGCTGGTGTTCTCAAAAGGTTCGCGATCTAAAATTGCAATGATGTACATTTGGATTGTCGGTGCGGTTCTTAACAGTTACTCGTTCTTTATCTGGAAGAGTGTAGACGGTACATGTGAGATTGTTTGGCTAACACCTTGGATACCAGAATTAGTCGGCGTTGCGTCATTTCTTTTGAAATATCTTATTCCTGTAGTCATAATGCTGGTAACGCAGATTGCAATAACAGTGACAATTTATTTGGAAAGACAAAAATTGCTACAACGTGGTGTTTCAAAAGGCAATCCGGCGTTTTCTTCGCTAGAAGTTAAGGCTAAAGTTGTGGCTATGCTTCGTGTGGTCGTTATCATGTTTATCCTGTGCTGGTCTGCAGATCAAATCTGTTTTCTTGGATTCTTGGTCGGTTTGGTGCCATTAAG aatcttttttggaaCATGCCTTAGATATTTTAGTCAACTCGCTTTCCTAAACAGCATCATCAATCCTTTCATCTATGCCTTTACCAACCCAAATTTCCGTAATGGTTTGCGACAGCTTCTGCTTTGCAGCACTGCCAAAGATTCATTCAAGACTACATCTGCTGCTGACATCGACAAGACTACATCACTCGCTATAAGCATGGAGAGTCGGAATCTTTCTGATGAAATGACTGCTGGAGGAAATAAACAAGAGGGCATCCGTCCTTCCGACACgcctctagtccgaatatga
- the LOC140147088 gene encoding histamine H2 receptor-like, giving the protein MSTATPDISVIFTWTWTTYSQLIMALIGVVGNGLVISVYNQKRQSKSVTNELLVALAVADLMTSILIIPLPGLKTVPSDWRGQMYCKVVTSAVFMWTSITVSVFTLTAVSIERYLAILKPSTYPLVFSRGSRSKIAIYIWIVGAVLNSYSFFIWNSVDGACEIVWFKPWLSELVGVASFLLKYLIPVVIMLVTQIAITVKIYLERQKLLQCGVSKGNPAFSSLEVKAKVVAMLRVVVIMFILCWSADQTCFLGFLVGLVPLRIFFGTCLRYFSQLAFLNSIINPFIYAFTNPNFRDGLRQLLLCSTAKDSFKITSAADIGKATTLAISMESRNLSDEMTAGGNKQEGIRPSDTPLVRI; this is encoded by the exons ATGTCAACTGCTACACCggatatttctgtgatatttacgTGGACATGGACAACATATTCCCAACTTATTATGGCTCTTATCGGTGTGGTTGGAAACGGACTTGTCATATCAGTCTATAATCAAAAACGTCAGTCAAAATCGGTGACGAATGAGCTCCTTGTGGCTCTTGCTGTGGCAGACTTGATGACCTCCATTCTCATAATTCCTTTGCCAGGTTTGAAGACTGTACCTTCAGATTGGCGTGGACAAATGTATTGTAAAGTGGTAACATCTGCAGTATTTATGTGGACATCGATCACAGTTTCTGTGTTTACACTTACAGCCGTATCCATAGAGCGATATTTAGCTATTTTGAAACCATCTACGTACCCGCTGGTGTTCTCAAGAGGTTCGCGATCTAAAATTGCGATATACATTTGGATTGTTGGTGCTGTTCTTAACAGCTATTCGTTCTTTATCTGGAACAGTGTAGACGGTGCATGTGAGATCGTTTGGTTTAAACCGTGGCTATCGGAATTAGTCGGCGTTGCGTCATTTCTTTTGAAATACCTTATTCCTGTAGTCATAATGCTGGTAACGCAGATTGCAATAACAGTGAAAATATATTTGGAAAGACAAAAATTGCTACAATGTGGAGTTTCAAAAGGCAATCCCGCGTTTTCTTCGCTAGAAGTTAAGGCTAAAGTTGTGGCTATGCTTCGTGTGGTTGTTATCATGTTTATCCTGTGCTGGTCTGCAGATCAAACCTGTTTTCTTGGATTCTTGGTCGGTTTGGTGCCATTAAG aatcttttttggaaCATGCCTTAGATATTTTAGTCAACTCGCTTTCCTGAACAGCATCATCAATCCTTTCATTTATGCCTTTACCAACCCAAATTTTCGTGACGGTTTGCGACAGCTTCTGCTTTGCAGCACTGCCAAAGATTCATTCAAGATTACATCTGCTGCTGACATCGGCAAGGCTACAACACTCGCTATAAGCATGGAGAGTCGGAATCTTTCTGATGAAATGACTGCTGGAGGAAATAAACAAGAGGGCATCCGTCCGTcagacacgccgctagtccgcaTATGA